ATCCCAGTTAAGACAGAAGAACATTTCCCATGAAATGTTATGGCAGACATCACAGAGAGTACGCAGAAGATCCAGAGGCCATAAAGCTGGTGTCTTAAGTAACTCACCCTTGAAACAGGGACAGGTTTTCAAGTGATACCCAGTAAGTTCTTGCTCTAAAAATAAATGTTCCTGCTTTCAGAGTTCCTATTCTTCGATAGGATGTAACCGAGCAGCTTAACTTTTGCAATACAAACCAACCATTCTTCTTAACAAACCAACAATGTAAAAGGAAACCCGTAAGAGACGAACTTTTCACAGTTAACGAGAAATAAAAGTGCACTAAGTGTTCAAGTAGGGCATGTAGTTTAAAGACTACACGTGTCTCTTTGGCTTAGGTCATCTCTTAAAGGCTCTCCTCGGATCCCTGGCATTACTTATTGTGGTCATGACTGTTTGACTACAACGGGTTCCTGGTAGCTGTGGATTGATGGGTTCCCGGACATTGCTTCTACCACTATATGGAAGATGATATCCCCTTGACTCAGGGCCAGTCTGAACACCATTTCCTAAGAtaaggatacaaaaaaaaaaaaaaaaaaaacaccattttcAGAAGTAGTCTATATTATGCTATGCTACAGAAACTATCATTTAAAGCTCCTACACACACTGTAAAGGCTTATAAATATTATGGAAAACAAGCACCTTCATTCTATAATGAAAAAAGATGTAGGCTCTAGGGCTCTGCAACAGTATTATTACCAAATACATCACCTTGGTACTGAgtgaatagaaagaagaaaatctaacTTGAGCAATAAAATAAGGAATAgagtattaaaagaaaaaaacatgaattgcctaatactgtaaaaaaaaaggagggagcagagagatgtTTGAGTACTGGTGTTTGACTCAAATACAATTAATGTTTTGATGCAATCAAACTATTTGCATACAGATTTTCCACAATGTGAGTTGGTCACAAAGTCTTCGGCAACCCTAACAACCACAGAAAGATGCATCTCAAAGACATATCCTCAGCTACTTAAAGACAAAAGACCTTTATTAGGTCTCCAAGGATCACTGGTGAGGTCTGAGAAGACaggctactctttttttttttttttttttttttttttttaatttggtttttcgagacagggtttctctgtgtagctttgcgcctttcctggaactcacttggtagcccaggctggcctcgaactcacagagatccgcctggctctgcctcccgagtgctgggattaaaggcgtgcgccaccaccgcccggcatgacaGGCTACTCttttaaaacacaacaaagaacATGAGGAATGTTAAAGTAGTCACCGACTGCTTCTCTACAGCATCATTTGTCTGGACAGGTTCCAACATGCCAAAACAGCCAGTAATTCTGCATATATTATAAATAACCACTACATCATACACAtttgcaaaaattaaaaagtaaaagatctCGTCGTCAGAGGGTTACCAAAATTAGTCTTCTTACTAATCAATGTTCAGCATAATGGGCCCCAGTGTTTAAATACAGAATGTGCTCAATACATTGGCCTGGACAAGTATCTCCAAGTTTTACAAAATCATTTACTTGAGTAACCTTGTCTACTGGAGTTGCCGTTTAACACTAAATTATACCTAAAGAGAttgttttcctttacatttttcatCATTCTCGTAATGTTTACATGTCAGCACAAATAAGGAAAAAGTCTTACCCACTGGCCCATATGTACTGGCGCTCCCTTTATCCTTCTCATTGTATACCTGAAAGAAGTTTTAAGTTAGACAAATGAAGACAGAAGTaactcatgtataaaataatttttaaattttaaggctttaaaaaatgatttaacaaTATTTAAAGATTTGTCTAAGTCCGTTCAATGTGAAAGCATTCAGAAATCTTCCGCAAGCCTCTTAAAACCTTTATTACACCCTGATAGTACCTCTACTCTGCAAAATACTAAACAGCACATATATCTATTATCACAAAGTATATACAGACTCTCAGAACCTATGTAATAAAGGTTAcctgaaggttttttttcttttgagacagggtctcataaacCCCAAGTTGGCCTCACACTCGCTATGaagccaaggatggctttgaactccttcCCCCCGACCTCCAACCTGCTGAGAACAGGACTTTAGGCAGGCACCGCCACGCCAGTCTTAGGAAGTCCTGGGGCTgagcccaggacttcatgcatgctaggcaaggaggCTATCAGTTGCACTGTATCCTCAACATCGTCTTATAGTTCTTTTCATTACCCTTTGGACATCAGAGGTTTGGCCTACTGACAGAATTATAGTAAAGAGTCAACTTAACCCAATCATAAAAATATACCATGTATTTGGATTAATTACCCCTTTGTTCTGCTGCCCTCTATAATCTGGGTTTGGCTCACTGAAATTTGGCACTTCTGAATACACCATACAAAACCTGAAAGTAAAGGACaagttaaatgattttttttatataaccgCCTTAACCTACAAGAATGAAAACCTTAGGTGTCAAAGAATTACCTTAACAGTAGCATGCTAATTcatttgtaataaaaatttcctaaataaCTACATCCCATATTAACACCCAACTACGTGATTCTCATCGAATCCCTCTTTTGATCACTATGAATCTGCAAAGATAATCACAGGTAAAGAATAAACTCTAGATGATTAAGACAGATAATTGGCTAGCAAGCCACCACTTCCTCCCAGGGCTTCTTGTCATTGACAACACACTTGGTACCGTGTTCACACATAAGCATTTTCTTAGCTCTTCAATTCTAAAAAGAAACTAGATCCAGTTTGGGAAAATCTTAAACTGACCCTGACAAACAGCCATGAGTAAAATGAGTAACTTCCTGTGTTTCCTCACCTCGCTGACCTCCATTACTGCGGCATCTCTGTATGCAAGACCATCTATCTAGCCAGACGCTGCTGTAATCCTGACCCAAAGACGTTTCATAATCCCAACTCTAAAGGGCCCCACCGGGGCTGCTCAACGAAGCTGAGTACTGACCATGTTTAATAAACCAGTTACCTACCTACAGCATGAAACCAAGTTTCCAAAGGCCCAGTAAGCGGTTTATAGCTTATACTTACTGTTTATTCGGCAGACATATTTGAAACTTAATCATACAAAATATATCTTAATACTTACTCCCCAATTTTTTGA
This genomic window from Peromyscus leucopus breed LL Stock chromosome 13, UCI_PerLeu_2.1, whole genome shotgun sequence contains:
- the Nabp1 gene encoding SOSS complex subunit B2 isoform X2, producing MWKGCLTLYTGRGGELQKIGEFCMVYSEVPNFSEPNPDYRGQQNKGVYNEKDKGSASTYGPVGNGVQTGPESRGYHLPYSGRSNVREPINPQLPGTRCSQTVMTTISNARDPRRAFKR
- the Nabp1 gene encoding SOSS complex subunit B2 isoform X1, with product MLGVSDPPLFIKDIKAGLKNLNVVFIVLEIGRVTKTKDGHEVRSCKVADRTGSITISVWDEIGGLIQTGDIIRLTRGYASMWKGCLTLYTGRGGELQKIGEFCMVYSEVPNFSEPNPDYRGQQNKGVYNEKDKGSASTYGPVGNGVQTGPESRGYHLPYSGRSNVREPINPQLPGTRCSQTVMTTISNARDPRRAFKR